The nucleotide window ATTTGCTGACGCTGAAACCATTCCTTCACATGCTCAAGATCATACTTAATTGTTCTTGTACTAACGGCGAAGTCCTGCGATAAATCCTTTGTTTTCATAGGTAACTTTGCTTCGAGAAGCTTAATCGCAATCTTCAGCTCTCTTTCGCTCAACATCATCTCATCACCCCCATGAATACCCATACTTGAAATCGCTTACACATCTTTATTCTAGTCAGTATTTTCTGAATATTAAAGACCAAATGCTTTCCCTCCTAATGGTGAAGTAATTTTCATTGAGCAAGAAAGAAGGTGTCTAAAAAGTAGGCTAGTGCACCACTTTTCAGACACCTTTTCATTATGTATTAATGTTAGGTTATTTTAAATGTTTAATGCCTCTTAAAACAGCAGAGCTCACAGTAAGCTCTGCTATTTTTCGTTGTTATGAGCGAATTTCACATTTGGTTGGGCGATTTTCACGCTCCATTGGGCGAATTAGGTCTTTATACCCACAAAAAAAGCCTCCGCAACGATTTCTCGCTTGCGGAGGCTTCATTCACTTTAGCTAGAGCTGTTTCGATTTGGCAGCAGTTCTCAGCATTTGGTTGTGGAGTGTTACCTCCGTTTCACCATTTACTTGAGATTTTTGCTGCTTGTTTCTCGTCCAGTTCTGGTGGATTTTTTGAGATTTCGGGTCTAGCTCGTCCTTCTTGCTCATTTGTTCCGCCTCCTCTGTACAAAAGTGAAATCGTTATTAGTATGCACTTATTTGATGCGAATAATCACACCGTCTGCGGATTCTTTTGCTTCTTTGACTACTTTATAGCTGACATAGCCACTTGCTTTTTCGAAATCACGGAAAATCGTTTTTTCCTCCGCCTGTGAAGGAACAACTTCCTTGAAACGACGATATTTTGCCATTACTTCCTCACGTTTAATGCCTTTTTCATAGGCAGCCTCGACAACCTCAAAAAAATGTACGACATCGACCATTTCCTCTGTTGTCCAATCTGTTGATAGTGGATAAGAATATTCCATTTCACGTACCTACCTTTTCATTATTCGCTCCATTTTACACGAATCGCAGTGGCCTGTGCAACCATACGCTCAATTAGCTCTGCAACTGTGGGCACATCTTGGATTAAGCCTGCTACTTGTCCCGCCCAACCGAAGCCTGATGCACTTTCACCATCATAAATAAAGCGTTGATTTGCCTTGCCACTAATCAAATCTTTCAATGCTTCATATGTTGGTGTTTCGCTTTCTACTTGTAAAATACGTTCTGTAAATTCATTGCGCAATGCACGAGCTGGTGCGCCAATCGAACGTTTAATAACGGTTGTATCATATTCTGCACTGTGTAAAAGTGCTTCTTTATAAGCATTGGAGGCATGTACACATTCCTTTGTTGCAATAAAACGTGTGCCCATTTCG belongs to Lysinibacillus louembei and includes:
- a CDS encoding YpzG family protein, producing MSKKDELDPKSQKIHQNWTRNKQQKSQVNGETEVTLHNQMLRTAAKSKQL
- a CDS encoding UPF0223 family protein; amino-acid sequence: MEYSYPLSTDWTTEEMVDVVHFFEVVEAAYEKGIKREEVMAKYRRFKEVVPSQAEEKTIFRDFEKASGYVSYKVVKEAKESADGVIIRIK